Proteins encoded by one window of Sphingosinicella sp. BN140058:
- the sctR gene encoding type III secretion system export apparatus subunit SctR, translating to MNLAEFTPGSALITVVLISLAPFFAVMVTSFTKIVVVLSLVRNALGLQQVPPNLVLNGLALILSVFVMYPTLEKMQAAAAIESPTTATMPGEPVSAENPIESNGDIFATADRAKEPLREFLMKHSDPRERAFFLRTQQRMGDQGSVRDLKESDFVVVIPSFVVKELKLAFQIGFLIFLPFLVIDLVISNILLAMGMMMLSPVTISLPFKILLFVLVDGWVKLSHGLVLSYA from the coding sequence GTGAACCTTGCCGAATTCACTCCCGGCTCGGCGCTGATCACAGTCGTTCTGATCTCGCTGGCGCCGTTCTTTGCCGTGATGGTGACCAGCTTCACCAAGATCGTCGTCGTGCTCAGCCTGGTCCGCAACGCGCTCGGCCTGCAGCAGGTGCCGCCCAACCTCGTCCTCAACGGCCTGGCGCTGATCCTGTCGGTGTTCGTCATGTACCCGACGCTCGAGAAGATGCAGGCGGCGGCCGCGATCGAATCACCGACCACCGCGACCATGCCGGGGGAGCCGGTCTCGGCCGAGAATCCGATCGAGAGCAACGGCGACATCTTCGCCACCGCCGATCGCGCCAAGGAGCCACTGCGCGAGTTCCTGATGAAGCACAGCGATCCGCGCGAGCGCGCCTTCTTCCTGCGCACGCAGCAGCGCATGGGCGATCAGGGCAGCGTCCGCGATCTCAAGGAAAGCGATTTCGTCGTCGTCATTCCCTCGTTCGTGGTCAAGGAACTGAAGCTCGCTTTCCAGATCGGCTTCCTGATCTTCCTGCCATTCTTGGTGATCGATCTCGTCATTTCGAACATCCTGCTGGCGATGGGCATGATGATGCTGTCGCCGGTGACGATTTCGCTTCCGTTCAAGATCCTGCTGTTCGTCCTCGTCGACGGCTGG
- a CDS encoding FliM/FliN family flagellar motor switch protein, protein MATALRFEALGSLRRIDPDAAALGAAAAALIAARGLDAEILHTIAPGAWFGCTDHVCFQLRDSGPLDDARIGDAVRMLDRGEPLLERLEHGLGLDLEPSEIREGLGDAVILLVRGEGLAAEIALPVDHPAAARWRAEADALTPAPGAMPVLVHLLADGPRLPMAEAGALEAGDLVLLSARTTAILASEAGRVAGLLDFLSGDFTLQTQGTTMADEGTGPARDFAVPLTIRLPDRMTSAASLADLRPGTALPLGPLTDGMPVELLVAGRTLARGELVQLGDRFAVLIEERSGIDDSAAAPVEAAGQDPAAGESEVRA, encoded by the coding sequence ATGGCGACCGCACTCCGCTTCGAGGCGCTCGGCAGCCTGCGCCGGATCGATCCGGACGCGGCCGCGCTCGGTGCCGCCGCGGCGGCGCTGATCGCGGCGCGCGGCCTCGACGCGGAGATCCTCCACACGATCGCGCCCGGCGCCTGGTTCGGCTGCACCGACCATGTCTGCTTCCAATTGCGCGACAGCGGCCCGCTCGACGACGCCCGGATCGGCGATGCCGTCAGGATGCTCGACCGCGGTGAGCCCCTGCTCGAGCGGCTGGAGCATGGTCTCGGCCTTGACCTGGAACCCAGCGAGATCCGCGAAGGGCTTGGGGACGCCGTGATCCTGCTGGTGCGCGGCGAAGGGCTTGCGGCGGAGATTGCGCTGCCGGTCGATCATCCGGCGGCAGCGCGCTGGCGCGCGGAAGCGGATGCGCTGACGCCCGCACCCGGCGCGATGCCGGTGCTGGTTCATCTTCTCGCCGACGGGCCGCGCCTGCCGATGGCCGAGGCCGGCGCGCTCGAAGCCGGCGATCTCGTCCTGCTCAGTGCGCGCACCACCGCTATTCTGGCGAGCGAAGCCGGACGTGTCGCCGGCCTGCTCGATTTTCTCTCGGGAGATTTCACCCTGCAAACGCAAGGAACCACGATGGCTGATGAGGGCACGGGGCCTGCCCGCGACTTTGCCGTACCGCTGACGATCAGGCTTCCCGATCGCATGACCAGCGCCGCCAGCTTGGCCGATCTGCGCCCCGGTACCGCGCTTCCGCTGGGGCCGTTGACCGACGGCATGCCGGTCGAATTGCTCGTGGCCGGCCGCACCCTGGCGCGGGGCGAGCTCGTCCAGCTCGGCGATCGCTTCGCGGTGCTGATCGAGGAACGGTCCGGCATCGACGATAGCGCCGCGGCTCCGGTCGAGGCCGCCGGCCAGGATCCGGCCGCCGGGGAATCGGAGGTGCGCGCGTGA